In one window of Cytophagaceae bacterium ABcell3 DNA:
- a CDS encoding DUF5519 family protein, with protein sequence MFHFVVKYLGWFKRFPLFPLVFDSLMWIWYMLFHREVIQAIEAVEETLLKQKDISIGLHRYGGREFRFNGKEVGHIHSNGLLDVLLSKTVKAKLVHQGWVVDHHVFSNSGWAGFSIRKLKDVEHAVCLLNMAIALRAVNNDIV encoded by the coding sequence ATGTTCCATTTTGTGGTCAAATATTTAGGTTGGTTTAAAAGGTTCCCTTTGTTCCCTTTGGTTTTTGACAGCTTGATGTGGATATGGTATATGTTGTTCCACAGGGAGGTGATTCAGGCTATAGAGGCTGTTGAAGAAACGCTTTTAAAACAGAAAGACATTTCAATCGGTCTGCATAGGTATGGCGGGCGTGAATTCCGTTTCAATGGAAAAGAAGTTGGACATATTCACAGCAATGGCCTTCTTGATGTACTTCTCTCAAAAACTGTCAAAGCTAAGCTAGTTCATCAGGGATGGGTAGTCGATCATCACGTATTCAGTAACTCCGGATGGGCTGGGTTTTCTATCAGAAAGTTGAAAGATGTTGAGCATGCAGTTTGCTTGCTCAATATGGCAATTGCTTTAAGAGCGGTGAATAATGATATAGTCTAA
- a CDS encoding SRPBCC family protein has product MKPTDSEKTILVIKGIFYSNLLAFAGFALAHFIMHLNTGVGGVLIFSEFVLLPIGMGLVAVKYWRRFSDKTSSYFVWSLVNTLTGILLSAVFMGEGYICLLIVSPLILGFMWVGIAWGKYMYKQGRGKIRASTFLLLLGIFVYDTFSEHHYENMVGDEMVVNAPPEVVWRYIGAHPENKTEPEYWLFKIGLPYPIQSTAGGDSIGVWRKCIFSNNAVFDEVVSEYEKYARYTFDVTKQPDDPEIVGHIAITRGQFILKENPDGSTLLTGISWYRLNVFPVWYYDLWAEDITRKVHIRVMEHIKILAENDKEKI; this is encoded by the coding sequence ATGAAACCAACTGATAGTGAGAAAACTATTCTTGTTATAAAAGGGATCTTTTATTCAAATCTATTGGCTTTTGCCGGTTTTGCGCTTGCGCATTTTATTATGCATCTCAATACAGGTGTGGGCGGGGTGCTTATTTTTTCAGAATTTGTGCTTTTGCCTATAGGAATGGGACTTGTGGCCGTAAAATACTGGCGCCGCTTTTCTGATAAAACGTCCTCATATTTTGTATGGTCTTTGGTGAATACCCTTACAGGAATTCTGCTCAGTGCCGTATTTATGGGCGAAGGTTATATTTGTCTGCTTATTGTGAGTCCGCTTATTCTGGGATTTATGTGGGTTGGGATAGCATGGGGAAAATATATGTATAAACAAGGCCGGGGAAAAATCAGGGCTAGTACATTTCTTCTGCTTCTGGGGATATTTGTTTATGATACTTTTTCTGAACACCACTATGAAAATATGGTCGGTGACGAAATGGTGGTAAATGCACCTCCTGAAGTTGTTTGGAGGTATATAGGAGCGCACCCTGAAAATAAAACAGAACCTGAATACTGGCTTTTTAAAATAGGGTTGCCTTATCCTATTCAGTCAACGGCAGGTGGAGATTCGATTGGAGTATGGAGAAAGTGCATTTTTAGCAATAATGCGGTATTTGATGAGGTGGTCTCTGAGTATGAAAAATACGCTCGTTATACTTTTGATGTGACCAAACAACCTGACGACCCTGAGATTGTAGGTCATATAGCTATTACCCGTGGTCAATTTATTTTGAAAGAAAACCCCGATGGCTCTACACTTCTGACAGGGATCAGTTGGTATAGGCTCAACGTATTTCCGGTTTGGTACTATGACCTTTGGGCAGAAGACATTACCAGAAAAGTACATATTCGGGTAATGGAGCATATAAAAATATTGGCAGAAAATGATAAAGAGAAAATCTGA
- a CDS encoding SRPBCC family protein yields MSESREKAVAGVTSGLIKGGEEVTWEATHLGVRQRLTSRIEIFSPPFHFRDVMVKGFFKTLKHDHFFEKAPEGTIMKDVFYFESPFGWAGKLLDKLFLATYLRKLLLLRNEHVKASAEEMLSADIK; encoded by the coding sequence ATGAGCGAGAGCAGAGAAAAGGCGGTTGCTGGCGTTACCTCAGGGCTTATAAAAGGTGGGGAGGAAGTTACTTGGGAGGCGACGCATTTGGGTGTCCGTCAGAGATTGACTTCCCGTATTGAAATTTTTAGTCCACCTTTTCACTTCAGGGATGTAATGGTCAAGGGATTTTTTAAGACGCTAAAACATGATCATTTTTTTGAAAAGGCGCCGGAAGGTACCATTATGAAAGATGTCTTTTACTTTGAGTCTCCTTTTGGGTGGGCAGGTAAATTGCTGGACAAGCTTTTTTTAGCCACATATCTGCGTAAGCTATTATTGCTCAGGAATGAACATGTTAAAGCATCAGCAGAAGAAATGTTGAGTGCTGATATAAAATAG
- a CDS encoding DUF2071 domain-containing protein, translating into MDTFKTLPIKYSGELHDVRLVNFSVRKTELGEHINYPLDPVEWENDRVLFSMVDVRLRQMKPSFLPEVFNFAYRHIAFRLLVKDAPVNGGENQGVFFYRSFTDKALVKLGGNFFTSYKLEKAEFTDKNGDTEIRQGSKFLKYRLGEALEEPNEALVNLQRKIGALDRAYSLVDNELMVTQIQREKWPLLPVLLIDFQTNFFKTARFEGAYRVPETIYYQWLPARKEEI; encoded by the coding sequence ATGGATACTTTTAAGACACTTCCTATCAAATATTCTGGTGAATTGCATGACGTGCGCCTGGTGAATTTTTCTGTACGTAAAACAGAACTTGGTGAACATATAAACTATCCGCTCGATCCGGTGGAATGGGAGAATGACAGGGTATTGTTCTCTATGGTTGATGTTCGTCTCAGGCAGATGAAGCCAAGTTTTCTCCCTGAGGTATTTAATTTTGCTTACCGCCATATTGCTTTCCGGCTTCTGGTAAAAGATGCTCCTGTTAACGGAGGCGAAAACCAAGGTGTCTTTTTTTACAGGTCTTTTACAGACAAAGCTTTAGTTAAACTGGGAGGCAATTTTTTTACTAGCTATAAACTGGAAAAGGCAGAATTTACAGATAAGAATGGCGATACAGAAATAAGACAAGGCAGCAAATTTCTCAAATACCGGTTGGGGGAAGCGCTCGAAGAGCCTAATGAAGCTTTAGTGAACCTACAACGGAAAATTGGTGCGCTGGATCGTGCTTACAGTCTGGTAGACAATGAACTCATGGTAACACAAATACAGCGAGAAAAATGGCCGTTGTTGCCTGTTCTGCTTATTGATTTTCAAACCAACTTTTTTAAAACCGCCCGTTTCGAAGGGGCTTACCGGGTTCCTGAGACCATTTACTATCAATGGCTTCCGGCCAGAAAGGAGGAAATATGA
- a CDS encoding DCC1-like thiol-disulfide oxidoreductase family protein — MYSLGNKLIIYDSNCKVCSSMKKVVTWLCSIPEERVRALAELPPEHYVKVDLARFRNMMAVVDTAGGSTMYGAEGVAYIFSCKYRFLKWLLDIPLLFRLFAFLYNVQANNRYIMTTPKSTFTCECLPDRILRYRLSYIGIAFLVAIILTGLLALSFRQFFSYVPVGESIMWGVLIAGTGWLLQLVFAGVLLESAKFIDYAGHLGTIMVYGLLVQVPWIIVSRFSDLWIVPVVSLVASFSCMFYMHIGRVQYLQLSKMWSLCWLLFLISGAAFGMVLFYNFNPL, encoded by the coding sequence ATGTATAGTTTAGGTAACAAGCTGATAATTTATGACAGCAACTGTAAAGTATGTTCTTCTATGAAAAAGGTGGTGACATGGTTGTGCAGTATTCCGGAGGAGAGGGTGCGGGCGTTGGCTGAACTGCCACCTGAGCACTATGTCAAAGTAGATTTGGCAAGGTTCCGGAATATGATGGCCGTAGTAGATACAGCAGGTGGGAGTACAATGTATGGGGCAGAAGGGGTTGCTTACATATTTTCTTGTAAATACAGATTTCTTAAATGGTTGCTCGACATTCCTTTGCTGTTTCGTTTGTTTGCGTTTTTGTACAATGTGCAGGCAAACAACCGCTATATAATGACCACTCCTAAAAGCACCTTTACCTGTGAATGTTTGCCGGACAGGATTTTAAGGTATAGGCTGTCTTATATCGGCATCGCTTTTTTGGTAGCTATTATTTTGACTGGTTTGCTGGCCTTGTCTTTCCGACAGTTTTTCTCTTATGTACCTGTAGGGGAATCCATAATGTGGGGCGTTTTGATTGCTGGCACAGGATGGTTGCTCCAGCTTGTTTTTGCAGGTGTTTTATTGGAAAGTGCTAAGTTTATTGATTATGCTGGACACTTAGGTACTATAATGGTTTATGGATTGCTGGTTCAGGTGCCATGGATTATTGTCAGCCGGTTTTCAGATCTGTGGATTGTTCCGGTGGTATCCCTTGTGGCTAGTTTTTCCTGTATGTTTTATATGCACATCGGTAGGGTTCAGTACTTGCAGTTATCAAAAATGTGGTCTCTGTGCTGGTTGCTGTTTCTTATTTCCGGGGCTGCTTTCGGTATGGTGCTTTTTTACAATTTTAATCCACTTTAA
- a CDS encoding transcriptional regulator, whose translation MKFEDAKSEFIQAWGVLATKWGINRTMAQIHALLMISPEALSSEEIMAELTISRGNVNMNVRELMDWGLVDKVHKQGERKEFFWAEKDVWKIARQVAKERKKRELEPILSVLDRVSQVEGDQNDKSVQLFKKQVSDIKRMASNADKTIDTMVKAEENWFFGSVLKLFK comes from the coding sequence ATGAAATTTGAAGACGCAAAATCGGAGTTTATACAGGCCTGGGGTGTGCTAGCGACCAAGTGGGGCATAAATAGAACTATGGCGCAGATTCATGCACTTTTGATGATTTCACCAGAAGCTTTGAGCTCGGAGGAAATTATGGCAGAACTTACCATTTCACGAGGAAACGTGAATATGAATGTGCGTGAATTGATGGATTGGGGACTTGTGGACAAGGTGCATAAACAGGGGGAAAGAAAAGAGTTTTTTTGGGCGGAAAAAGATGTATGGAAAATTGCGCGACAGGTAGCAAAAGAACGTAAGAAAAGGGAATTGGAACCTATACTGTCCGTGCTTGACCGGGTCAGCCAAGTGGAAGGCGACCAAAATGATAAATCTGTGCAATTGTTTAAAAAGCAAGTTTCTGATATTAAGAGAATGGCATCCAACGCAGATAAAACAATAGATACTATGGTAAAAGCTGAAGAAAACTGGTTTTTCGGTTCAGTTTTGAAACTGTTTAAATAA